The Prosthecobacter vanneervenii DNA window TGAGCTTGCGCACCATGGAGGGTTTGAAAGGGGACTGGATTTTGCACCCATTTGATAATCAAAGTTTTAGGTCGAACCGTGTAAAATTTGGCGTTTTTTCTTGAGGAAGAATTAAAATATTAATCATTTGTTTGTAAAAAAGATGCTCGATAGTGGGTTACGATAATTTTCCCTTTAAATTAGAAAACGAGTAAATAACCCATGTCATCGCCACCTTTTACAGAGGGACAGCTCCGATTTTACATGCGGCAACAGGACGTTCGCACGTATCAATTAGGTGATTCTGAAGATGAAGTGCTAAAGCAAGTTTTGCTGGCGAGGGATAGTCTGAATTCACCCACGTACTCATTGGGGCTAAATAAGCCATTTTTAAAAGGCCAAGAACTAGTGTTTGAGCCAGCAAGGCTCGAGGACAAGCTGTTTCTCCGCTACCTAAACGGCCGTCTACGCCGTTTCTACAAGATTACGCCACCGAATCGTAACGCAATAGTCCGTCAACTTAGTGTCATCCTGAAATCAGATGCGTATCTAAATTTTGTCCGAGCTGACATAAAACGCTTTTTTAGAACCATCAATTTTCGGTGGCTAATTGAACGACTCCGAATGGATGGATTTCTCTCCGCATTAGAATTAAATACAATTATCCAGATTGAACATTTCAGTTCAAAATTTCACGCGTTAGGAATTCCTTGGGGGCTTTCTATTAGTTCGACTTTAGCTGAAATATTTCTCCTGGAATTTGATGAAAAACTGAGAGAGACTAAACAAGTGTATTACTATCGACGGTTTGTTGATGATATGATTTTGGTGGCATCCGAAAATGCCCAAAACATATTAGATCGAATAACGGAGGTGCTTGAGAGCCAAAGCTTAAAGCTGAATAAAATTAAAACTATTGCAGTCTCAGAGTCGCATACAGTTCCGATTAAGCTAGATTATCTCGGCTATCAATTCACACGCGCTTTGCAAAAAAGCAAAAAGCCAGCTGATGTTACTATCTCGATTTCGAAATCTAAGTGTGAAAGATTGCGCCAACGCATTATTGAATCTTTTTCCGATTTTTACAAAAATGGAGATTGGTTTCTATTGAGAGATCGCATCAAATCGCTCACCGGAAATTATACTATTAACAAATCTGCACACTCATCCCCGATTCGAACGGGTATTTTTTATAACTACTCTGAGATCACAACGGCCAAAACGCAACTCGCTGAGATCGACGAATTTTTACGGCTGCGGTTTGTAAGGCTGCGGGCCTTTTTGAATAGACGTGGGAGAGTGCGTCAAGCGCAACAAATAAAAAGCCTTATGAAGTATTCATTTGTTATCGGCTGGGAGAAGCGAATACTTCATCGTTTCTCTCAATTGCGCCTTCAACAAATCAGCACTGCATGGTCAGAATGAAGCGACCGATTCAACAAAGTGACTCTAAGCGAGCAATCCTTACTGATCTTATACCTTACGAAGTGCCGCTTCGGTTCTCGTTTCATCACTTGCATCGAGCCATTCTGGAGCCGTCTTCTCCCTCGTCAGGGATAAAAAAATTACTCGCAAAAAAAATAGATTCCTGTATTCCATATTCATACTGGATACGCACTGGTGAAGGGCGCAAGCGGATGCTCGGTTTGATACATCCACTCCTCCTAGAGGATGCAGCTATATTATACTCAGACTATGGCGACCTCATAGTTAGCCTATGTTCAAAAAGCAAGTGGAGTCTTCGCAGGCCCTGTCGAATTGCTAAAATGTATTTCGGCCATGAGCAGAATACGAATAGCGGAGTTGGACATAATTTAACTGCATATCAGCCTAACTCGGGAACGCCCTCAATTGGATTAAACGGAGAGGTGGAAAATCAACTTCAAAAACATGCCAGCTCGTTTTTTGTGTACGAGCCTCATAATTTGCTTCAAAAGTTTTATACTTCCAAAGATTTATTGGCGTTAGAACGTAAATTTTTCGCATGTCGACGTATAGATATATCGAAATGCTTCGGTAGTATTTACACGCATTCTATATCATGGGCGATTAAAGGAAAAGCGGCTGCAAAAATGGAAAAATCTTGTGCTCATACATTTGATGCGAAGTTTGATGCAATTATGCGCCGTTCGAATC harbors:
- the drt3a gene encoding antiviral reverse transcriptase Drt3a, which produces MSSPPFTEGQLRFYMRQQDVRTYQLGDSEDEVLKQVLLARDSLNSPTYSLGLNKPFLKGQELVFEPARLEDKLFLRYLNGRLRRFYKITPPNRNAIVRQLSVILKSDAYLNFVRADIKRFFRTINFRWLIERLRMDGFLSALELNTIIQIEHFSSKFHALGIPWGLSISSTLAEIFLLEFDEKLRETKQVYYYRRFVDDMILVASENAQNILDRITEVLESQSLKLNKIKTIAVSESHTVPIKLDYLGYQFTRALQKSKKPADVTISISKSKCERLRQRIIESFSDFYKNGDWFLLRDRIKSLTGNYTINKSAHSSPIRTGIFYNYSEITTAKTQLAEIDEFLRLRFVRLRAFLNRRGRVRQAQQIKSLMKYSFVIGWEKRILHRFSQLRLQQISTAWSE